A genomic window from Nicotiana sylvestris chromosome 11, ASM39365v2, whole genome shotgun sequence includes:
- the LOC138880870 gene encoding uncharacterized protein, translating to MSGHQTTEVSPDAVIGILTVQSHDVYALIDPGSTFSYITPFVAMEFGIEPDQLHEPFSVSTPVGESITAARVYRGCVVTVRGRDTMDDLVELGMVDFDVIMGMDWLYSCFAKLDCRT from the coding sequence atgagtggtcaCCAGACTACAGAGGTTTCTCCAGATGCTGTTATAGGTATTttgactgtccaatctcatgatgtgtatgcacttattgaccccggTTCCACTTTTTCCTATATTACCCCTTTTGTTGCAATGGAATTCGGGATAGAACCAGATCAGCTTCATGAACCATTTTCGGTGTCTACTCCGGTTGGTGAGTCTATTACAGCTGCTCGAGTTtatagaggttgtgttgtcaCGGTACGCGGTAGGGATACCATGGACGATCTTGTTGAATTGGggatggtcgatttcgatgtgataatgggaatggattggctttattcatgctttgccaaacttgattgtcgTACATAG
- the LOC138880871 gene encoding aspartic proteinase CDR1-like produces the protein MIHYEAVNSPFYNPELTLEDRVRIMNERSETRISHLITDLEKDGNKIQIYPAYTSQFLVPLKNGTPAIPQILTMDTGSLLLWVHCGFTIGGEGSPAPLYCYAESSSYVEDVYCGTSVCNLMILKGKCGVSTRRCEDTYSYATGKYYITLEKINVGDKFLDIDPIIFKRIDHQGGMIVDSGATSSYLPEIAYKKLKEEIKSVIGTTLEEFISNRPEELCYYGIVARDLKGLPTIAYHFSENAKMEFSADNLFRQDRVDHFCLSIQISESKKMPFSILGVWAQQYFYDSFDFNTMRMSFTRIDGDRLFD, from the exons ATGATTCACTATGAAGCAGTGAACTCGCCTTTCTACAATccagaactcacacttgaagATCGTGTGAGAATAATGAATGAGAGATCAGAGACTCGCATTTCACATCTTATAACTGATCTGGAAAAAGATGGCAATAAAATTCAGATTTACCCAGCATATACCTCTCAGTTTCTTGTTCCATTAaagaatggtacacccgccatACCACAAATTCTTACCATGGACACCGGTAGTTTGTTACTTTGGGTTCATTGTGGCTTTACTATTGGTGGTGAAGGCTCACCAGCTCCATTATACTGCTATGCAGAATCTTCATCATATGTTGAAGATGTGTATTGTGGGACATCTGTTTGTAATCTTATGATTCTTAAAGGCAAATGTGGTGTCTCAACGAGGAGATGTGAGGATACTTATTCTTATGCAACAG GCAAATACTACATAACTTTAGAAAAGATCAATGTAGGGGACAAGTTTCTTGACATTGATCCAATTATATTCAAGAGGATCGATCACCAAGGTGGAATGATTGTTGATAGTGGGGCCACATCGAGTTATTTGCCTGAGATAGCTTACAAGAAACTGAAGGAAGAAATTAAATCTGTGATTGGTACGACGTTAGAAGAATTTATAAGCAACAGACCAGAAGAGCTTTGCTACTATGGAATTGTCGCTCGGGATCTTAAAGGACTTCCAACTATAGCATATCATTTTTCTGAAAATGCTAAAATGGAGTTTAGTGCTGACAATTTATTTCGACAAGATCGCGTTGATCATTTCTGCTTGTCTATACAAATTTCTGAAAGTAAGAAGATGCCTTTTAGCATACTTGGAGTTTGGGCACAACAATATTTCTATGACAGCTTTGACTTTAACACTATGAGAATGTCCTTCACTAGGATAGATGGTGACCGTCTGTTTGATTGA